TTTGCCCGATGACGTCACGGCTGAGGCCTACAGCCATCAGGTGTCGTCCGCCGGTTTCTGGCCGGGCGGCGGCGGGATCGACTATCCTGCCTTCTATTCCTACGCCTACCCCGGGCCCGACGGCTTCGCCGAGGCCATCGTCGAGCCTGCGGAAGCGCGTTTCGACCAAAGCCTCGGCGAGTTCATCCTGCCTTATGATGCCGTGCGCACCGCCCCCGATCCGGACAAGGCCCTGCTGGCATTCCTGCAGACAAGCTACGATGCCGCCGCTATTCTGGGGCAATGGGACAGGGCAAGCCTGGAATGCGCGCCCGGCCGTCCGCTGGAAGCGCGCACGGTGGAGACTTGAGACGTCATGACCAGAATTCTCGCCATATCCGGCAGCCTGCGGAAGGGTTCCTTCAACACGGCGCTGATGCATGCAGCGGTGGACCAGGCGCCGCAGGGCGTACGCGTAGAGGCGGCGACGCTGCACGGCATCCCGCTTTACGACGGCGATCTGGAATCGGCTGACGGCATTCCGCAGGCGGTTGCCGCCCTGAAGGGCAGAATCCGGCATGCCGATGGCGTGCTCCTGATAACGCCCGAGTACAACAACTCGCTACCGGGCGTCTTCAAGAACGCGATCGACTGGACGACGCGCCCCTCATCCGACATTCCGCTTCTGTATCGCGGGCGGCCAATGGCTGTCATCGGTGCGTCGATGGGCGGGTTCGGCACCATCCTCAGCCAGAACGCCTGGTTGCCGGTGTTGCGCACCTTGGGTGCGAGGCCCTTCTTCGAAGGGCGTCTGCTGGTGTCGCGGGCGCAAGGCGTTTTCGACGCAGATGGAAAGCTTGTCGACGACAAGGTCCGCGCGCAACTGGCCGATTTTATCGGCGCCTTCGCAGAGTTCGCCCGCACCTCCGCCAGGAAGGACGTTCGCGTTGCCTGAGGGCCGGGCGGCATGGCGGCGAGCCGTTCCCGCCGCCATGCATAATCAGATGCGGATCACCGAAAGCCCGCTCGTGCGGCGGTTCTCCAGGTCATCATGGGCGCGCGCCGCCTCGGCGACCGGATAGACCTGATTGATCGTTATCTTGACCGCGCCGGAACCGATGACCTTGAACAAAGCGCGGGCGCTGGCCTCCAGTTCTTCGCGGGTGGACGTATAGCCGAACAGGCTGGGGCGGGTGGCGAAGAGCGAACCCTTCTGGTTCAGCAGCGCCAGATCGAAGTTCTCGATAACGCCGGACGACTGCCCGAACGATACGAAAAGGCCCTGCCGCTTCAGGCAATCGAGGCTTGCGGGAAACGTGTCCCTGCCGACGGAATCGTACACGACGTCGCATTTGCGACCGCGCGTGATGTCCTTAACTGCGTCCACGAAATTCTCTTCGCGGTAATTGATGACATAATCGCAGCCATTCGCCCGGGCGATGGCGCATTTTTCTTCGGAGCCCGCCGTTCCGATGACGGTGGCGCCGAGCTGCTTGGCCCATTGCGTGGCAATGACGCCGACACCGCCGGCCGCCGCGTGGAACAGCAGCACCGTATCGGGCCCCACCTTGAACGTGCGGCGCAGCAGATACTCCGCCGTCATGCCCTTCAGCATCACCGCGGCTGCGGTTTCCTCGTCTATGCCGTCCGGCAGGTGCACCGCCTGGGCGGCCGGCACCAGCGCCTCTTCCGCATAGGTGCCCTCGCCACCGGCATAGGCGACGCGATCGCCCTCCTTGAACGAGGTGACGCCCTCGCCCACGGCAACCACCGTGCCCGCTCCTTCCTTGCCGGGAACGAACGGAAAGCGCGGCGCCTTGTAGGTGCCGTTGCGGAAATAGACATCGATGAAGTTCAGGCCCGCCGCCTTCTGGCGGATACGCAATTGTCCGGGGCCGGGGGCGCCTACGGAATGCTCTTTCCAGACGAGCTTTTCCGGGCCCCCGATTTCGTCAACGACAATGGCTTTCGTCAAACCAACTGTTCCTTCTGGTCTGGGTCTGCGCCGCTCCCGTCCATGAACTGGACGATCGCGCCGATGGAAACAAGGTATAAGCTGGTCAGAACGATCCCGCCCTTCACGAAAGCGGGCGCATCGAAATCGGTGAACAACGCCCACAGGCCCAGCACGGACCACACGGCGAAGACGCCCAGATTGACGATGCGATATCGCTTTACACGTACGGGATGCAGGAACTTGACCGGCGCGAAGGTCGTGACGGCGCAGAACAGCACGACGATGAATGCGACGATGGCCGGCGGCTGCACGGCGAACAGGGTGAAGACCACCATGTTCCAGGTGACGGGAAAGCCGCGGAAGAAGTTGTCCCTCGTCTTCATGCGCGTATCGGCATAGTAGATGGCGCTGGTGATGACGATCAGCGCCGCCGCGACGAACGACCAGGCATGGCCGATCAGGCCCGACTGATACAGGGCAAAGGCCGGAATCAGCACGTAGGTGGCATAGTCGATGATCGAGTCCAGCATGTCGCCCGACCAGTCGGGCAGCACGCGCTTGATATCGATGCTGCGCGCCAGCGGACCGTCGATTCCGTCCACCAGCAAAGCCAGCCCCAGCCAGGCAAACATCGCCACCCAGCGCTCCTCCGCGGCGGCGATGATGGACAGGAATGCCCAGAAGGCCCCGCTGGCTGTCAGCAGGTGCACGGAGAATGCGCGCCATTTTTCGTATGTCGTCACCACGTTGCCGGACCGAGCCTCGCTGTTGTCTGTGCCGCCATCGGGGCAGCCTCTGGCGTGAACGTTCACGGGTCGCACCTTGTAGTGCAAGGCGCAAGCGTTTGAAAACGCCTGCGCGCATATTTCCCGTGGCGCTTTGGCTCTATCGCAACAGGGGTCGGTATGCGCTACATCGCCATTGCATGGAAGAAGCGATCGGAGTCGGCATGAGACGAGACGTCGCAGTGATCGGGGGTGGCCTTGCCGGCCTGTCGGTTGCGTTGGCCTTTGCGGACGAGGGATTCGACGTCGCGCTGGCGGCCCCATTGCCTGCGTCCGACGGGCGCAGCACCGCCCTATTCGGCCGATCCATCGCCTTTCTGGAACGGCATGGGCTTGCACAGGCCGTGCGTGAACGCGGCGCCCCCCTGGCCGTGCTTCGAATCATCGACGACACGGGCCGTCTGCTGCGATCCCCACCGGTGGAGTTTCGCGCTGCCGAAATCGGGCTCGACGCCTTCGGCATCAATGTGCTGAATGCCGACCTGAACGCGCTTCTGACGGAGCGCCTGCGTCAGCACCCCCGCGTCACATGGCAGGAAAGCCTGCTCCAGTCGATGGAAAGCGGCACGGACACCGTCAGCGTCACCCTTGAAAATGGGGTACGGGTGCAAGCCGGCCTTGTCGTCGGGGCCGACGGCCGCAACTCGCCCGTGCGCACCTATGCCGGCATCGGCATACGACGCTGGTCCTATCCGCAGACGGCGATCGTCCTCAATTTCGGCCATGCGCGCCCACATGGCGACATCTCGACCGAGTTTCACAGGCGGTCGGGGCCCTTCACCCAGGTTCCCCTGCCCGGCCGGCGGTCTTCCCTCGTCTGGGTGGAGCGGCCCGAGACCGCGCAGGCGCTGCGCTCGATGTCCATCGAAACACTCTCGACCATGGTGGAAGAGCGCCTGCACTCCACGCTCGGCGCGGTATCGGTGGAAAGCGGCCTTCAGGCCTTCCCGCTTTCGGGTGCGCAAGCTTTGCGTTTTGCCGCACCGCGCATCGCGCTCGTCGGCGAGGCGGCGCACGTCTTTCCGCCCATCGGGGCCCAGGGACTCAACCTTGGCATGCGCGATGCGGAAGATATCGTGAAGGCCGCGACGCGGCATCGCGACGATGTCGGCGGCGCGGCCATGCTGGCCAGCTACGAGGCAAGCCGCAAGGCAGACGTAACGCTGCGCACGATGGGGGTGGACCTGCTCAATCGTTCCCTCCTGGCCGACATGCTGCCTGCCCAGGTCGCACGGTCGGCCGGGCTCGGAATGCTCTCGGCGCTCAGCCCGCTGCGCCGTTTCGCCATGCGGGAGGGCGTCGTTCCCGGTGCCGGCATCTCGGGCCTGCCGCGTTCGTTGCTTGGTGCGCGCGAGTAGCTTGTACCCGCTGCCGGGCCGCGCTATCGGTCGCACATGGCACCAGCACAGCCGATACAGAAAGCGCGATTCCATCTCGGACAGATCGTCCGCCACCGGATGTTCCCGTTTCGTGGCGTGATCTTCGACGTGGATCCGGTCTTCGACAATACCGAGGAATGGTATCTGTCCATCCCGGAAGAGGCCCGCCCGCGCAAGGACCAGCCCTTCTACCACCTCTTCGCCGAGAACTCGGAAAGCGATTACATCGCCTATGTCTCGGAGCAGAACCTGGAGTTGGACGAGAGCGGGACGCCCGTCAACCATCCGCAACTGGCGGAGATGTTCGACGGCCCCATCGATGGCGAGTATCGATTGAAATCCGCCCATCGCAACTGAGCATCATACAGCCATTAAAAAGGGCGCTCCGCGTTGCCGCGAAGCGCCCCGATCATTCAGGCGTCGGCGCGTTACTGCGCGTTACCGCCTTCGATGGCCTGGTTCTGCGCATCCTCGAACCGCTTGCGGCGAGCTTCCGCCTGGCTCTGGAGGGCTTCGTTCAGCTGCTGCTGGCGCTGCTCCAGCTCGGGCTGCTCGCGCGCGGGGCCATCATAGGCCTGCGTGAAGCCCTGCAACGTCACATTGATCGGGTTGGGCTGGCGCTGGAAGTTGGTCGACGTGACCTTGAGCGTTCCGCCGCGCTTCATGGAATTGACCATGGCGTCGGACAGCTCGACCTCGGCGATGCATCGATCGGGGAAGCAGACCGAATAGTTCAGCGTCTGCGCCGCGTTGGTGTCGATCTGAAGCTGCACGCCGGCAGGAATGACCCTGCCCGTTGGCACGACGGCCTGGAGCACTTTCTGGTTCACCTGGCCCGATACGTTGATCAGGTTGACGGCGGTGATCAGCTGGCGCGTATCGGCGATCATCGTGTACTGCGTGTTGCAGATCTGGTTTTCGCCCTGCGGCGTGCAGACCTTGAACCACTCGGCCGGAACGGACTGCGCCATGGCGCCGGTCGACGGCAGGGCCGCGCCCAGCACAGCGAAGCCGGTGGCAAGGGCAAGGCGGTGAAAGTTCATGAAGCGGGTTTTCAAAGCCAGTCTTCCTCTCGGCAATTCTGTCGTCCCGGCACCTGGACGTTCCCTTAACGGGTAAGCCCGTGTTTCGCAAATGAGGCCGTTTAAAGACCCATGATGCGTTGAAACGCTGCGATAGCTCCAACCGTCGCGGTAGGCAAGCGGCTGATATTCCGATAATTTCACGAGCATCGATTTCCAGGGGACTGCTTATATGCCAATGGCCTCGAAAGCCTTGCACGCCGCTGCCCTGGCGGCCTGCCTTCTTCTTTCGCTCGTCGGCACCGCCACCGCCGGGACGGCCTCGTCGCATGCCATTGCAATGCATGGCGAACCCGCCCTCGCCGACGGCTTCTCCGCCTTTCCGTTCGTGCGGCAGGATGCCCCGAAAGGTGGGCGCATGGTGTATGGCGTGGTGGGCGACTTCGACAATCTGAACCCCGTCACGGTGCGCGGTGCGCTGACCACGGCGCGCGGCATTTTCGCCGATACCGAGTTCGGCAACCTGGTGATCGAGCCGCTGATGCTTCGTTCGCCGGACGAGCCGTTCACGCTCTATGGCCTGATCGCCGAATCGGTCGAGACGGATGCCGAGCGCAGCTTCGTCGAATTCACCCTCAACCCGCAGGCAAAATTCAGCGATGGCCGGCCGGTGCGCGTCGCGGATGTGCTCTTTACCGTCGATATGCTCAAGCAGCAGGGCGTGGTACGCCCGCAATATACCAGCTGGTTGTCGCGCGTTTCGCGCATCGACACGGTGGGCGAGCGGGGTATCCGCTTCACTTTCAACGAAAAGGCCGAACGCGAGCTTCCGTTGCTTCTGGCGGGGTTGCCGGTGCTGCCCGAACACGGCTTTGCGCGCGACGGCTTCGGCAGCACGACCCTGAAGCCCATCATCGGCTCCGGCCCCTATACGATCGCGTCGGTGCAGCCGGGCCAGCGCATCGTCTACAAGCGCAATCCGGATTATTGGGCGGCGGACCTGCCGGCAAAACGCGGCATGGATAATTACGACGAGATCGTCGTCGAGTATTTTCGCGATTCGAACTCCCAGTTCGAAGCCTTCAAGAAGGGGCTCTTCTACCTTTATCCCGACGCGAACCCGCGCCACTGGCGCACCGCCTACAATTTCCCGGCGGTGCACGACGGATCGGTGGTGCGCGAAGTCTTCGAAACGGGCCGGCCCGCCGTACTGAACGCCATGTTCTTCAATACCCGCCGACAGGCCTTCGAAAATCCGCGTGTGCGGCAGGCCCTGTCCATGCTGTTCGATTTCGAATGGGCGAACGCCAACCTGTATTACGGCGCCTATGAGCGAACATCCGGCTTCTTCGACAATACGACCCTTTCGAGCCTGGGGCGCCCCGCAAGCGAGGGCGAACGCGCCTTCCTGGCGCATTACCCGGGCCGTGTCGCCGACGCGATCCTTGCGGGAGAATGGCGACAGCCCGTTACCGATGGATCGGGCAGCGACCGGCGCATCCTCCGCGAGGCGCTGAGCCTTCTGGAGGCGGAAGGCTACCGCTTCGACGGCGGCCGCCTCGTGGATGCCACGGGCAGGCGCCTTACCTTCGAGATCCTGGTGCAGACACTCGAGCAGCAACGCGCGGCGCTTGGCTACCAGCGCACGCTGGCGCGCATCGGGGTCGACGTCGGTGTGCGGCAGGCCGACGACGCGCAGTACCAGTTGCGCAAGCAAAGCTTCGACTACGATGTCCTGTTCTCGGCCTTCAACGGGACACTGTCACCCGGCGCGGAGCAGGTGGGCCGGTGGGGCAGCGCCGCCCGCGACGCACAGGGCTCCTTCAACTATTCCGGCGTCGCCGACCCGGCGGTCGACGCGGCCATCGATGCCATCGTCCAGGCCCGGACCCGTCAGGAGTACACCGACGCCGTCCGTGCTTACGACCGTATCCTCATTTCAGGGTTCTATGTGGTGCCGCTCTATTATCTGACGGATCAGTGGTTGGCCCGCTGGAGCTTCATCCACCACCCGGACAGGACGCCGCTTACCGGTTACTACCTGCCGTCCTTCTGGCGCGAGAGCGACGGGAGCTGACGGTGCGGTGCCCCGCCGCGCGGGCCACTTCAACCCATTGGGCTGCGATCTCCGGGTCGTCGAAGGCCTCGGGAGGGCAGGAGTAATAGGGCATGCGCACGGGCTTGCGCCCGGCCGCCTCATAGACGAAGGGTGTCGACCCCGCCGCGACATAGGCCGCCTCCGCCACCTTGTCGGATTTCAGGAACAGTATGTCGAAGGCGACGAGGGCGATGATGACCTCCCCGTCATAAATACCCTGTCCACCGAACAGCTTGCGGATGCGAAGATCGGCGATGGAGCAGAACAGCTCCTCGATATCGCCGCGGTCCAACCTGGATCAGGCTCCGGCCTGCTCCAGCAGGGAGCGGTCCGCCGGCCGCAGTTCCACGGATTCGCCGCAGCCGCAGGCCGAAGTCTGGTTGGGATTGTTGAAGACGAAACCGGTGCGCAGCACCGACACTTCGAAATCCATCACCGTGCCGAGCAGAAACAGCACGGCCTCGGGCGAAACGAAAACGCGCGCGCCGTCCTTTTCAACGATATCCTCGCCGGCGGCCGGGCCATCGGCGAACTCGATCGTATATTCCATGCCTGCACAGCCGCCGCGCTTGACGCCGATCCGCAGCCCGGCGCCATCCACGCCGCCGCGCGTCTCGACGATTTCGCGGACGCGGCCGGCGGCCGCCTCCGTCAGGTTCATGATGGCGAAGCGGCTCATGAGCGAACCCTCTTTCCTGTGCATTTGCGATCAAGATGGCGATGGCCGGGCCTCAAGGCAAGCATCCCGCGTCAAAACCAGCCGACGGCGACCTGCGCTTCCTCGCTCATCCGCTCGGGCGTCCACGGGGGGTCGAAGACGATTTCGACACGCACCAGTTGGATGCCCTCAACGGAGCTTACCGCATTCTCCACCCATACCGGCATCTCGCCGGCGACCGGGCATCCCGGCGCGGTCAGCGTCATCTGGATGTCGACGGTACGGTCGTCCTCGATATCGATCCTGTAGATCAGCCCGAGCTCGTAGATGTCGGCCGGAATCTCCGGATCGTACACCGTCTTCAGGGCCGCCACGATATCTTCCGTCAGCCGGGCGAGTTCGTCCGGCGGTATGGCGGAAGCCGGGGGCGCGTCAGCCACGTCCCCCGCCGCCGTATCGGCCTTCTGTTCCATCGCGTCCGTCATTCGATCGTCCTTCAAGCGAAGAAGCGTCTGGCTTTTTCCAGCGCTTCGGCGAGTGCGTCGACTTCGCCCATGGTGTTGTACATAGCAAAGGAGGCCCGGCATGTGGAGGTTACGCCGAAGCGCCGCAAGAGCGGCTGTGCGCAATGCGTGCCCGCGCGCACCGCGACACCCTCCCGGTCGATCACCATCGACACGTCATGCGCGTGGATGCCCTCCAGGTCGAAGGACAGGATGGCGCCCTTCCCCGGTGCGGTCCCGTAGATGCGCAGGCTGTTGACGGCGGACAGACGCTCCTGGGCATAGGCACCCAGTTCCGCCTCGTGCGCGGCGATACGCTCGCGCCCCACGCCCTCCACGTAATCCAGCGCCGCGCCGAGGCCGATGGCCTGCACGATCGGCGGCGTACCGGCTTCGAAGCGGTGTGGCGGCGCATTGTAGGTGACAAACTCTTCCGTTACTTCGGAGATCATCTCGCCGCCACCGTTGAAGGGGCGCAACCGGTCCAGGGCCTCGGCCCGGCCGTACAGGATGCCGATCCCGGTGGGCCCGTACATCTTGTGCCCGGTGAACACGTAGTAGTCGCAACCGAGCGCCTGCACGTCGACAGGCATATGCACGGCGGCCTGGCTGCCGTCCACCAGCACCGGTACGCCCTGCGCATGGGCCAGTTCCACCACGGCGCGCACCGGCGTCACCGTGCCCAGCACATTGGACATGTGCGTCATGGCCACCAGGCGCGTGCGCGGGCCGATGGCCTTCGCGAAATCCTCGACCGCGATGGAACCGTCTTCGGCGACGGGCACGAAGAC
This genomic window from Aureimonas sp. OT7 contains:
- the sufA gene encoding Fe-S cluster assembly scaffold SufA; this translates as MSRFAIMNLTEAAAGRVREIVETRGGVDGAGLRIGVKRGGCAGMEYTIEFADGPAAGEDIVEKDGARVFVSPEAVLFLLGTVMDFEVSVLRTGFVFNNPNQTSACGCGESVELRPADRSLLEQAGA
- the pcsA gene encoding phosphatidylcholine synthase, which translates into the protein MVTTYEKWRAFSVHLLTASGAFWAFLSIIAAAEERWVAMFAWLGLALLVDGIDGPLARSIDIKRVLPDWSGDMLDSIIDYATYVLIPAFALYQSGLIGHAWSFVAAALIVITSAIYYADTRMKTRDNFFRGFPVTWNMVVFTLFAVQPPAIVAFIVVLFCAVTTFAPVKFLHPVRVKRYRIVNLGVFAVWSVLGLWALFTDFDAPAFVKGGIVLTSLYLVSIGAIVQFMDGSGADPDQKEQLV
- a CDS encoding SUF system Fe-S cluster assembly protein; its protein translation is MEQKADTAAGDVADAPPASAIPPDELARLTEDIVAALKTVYDPEIPADIYELGLIYRIDIEDDRTVDIQMTLTAPGCPVAGEMPVWVENAVSSVEGIQLVRVEIVFDPPWTPERMSEEAQVAVGWF
- a CDS encoding NADPH-dependent FMN reductase; protein product: MTRILAISGSLRKGSFNTALMHAAVDQAPQGVRVEAATLHGIPLYDGDLESADGIPQAVAALKGRIRHADGVLLITPEYNNSLPGVFKNAIDWTTRPSSDIPLLYRGRPMAVIGASMGGFGTILSQNAWLPVLRTLGARPFFEGRLLVSRAQGVFDADGKLVDDKVRAQLADFIGAFAEFARTSARKDVRVA
- a CDS encoding quinone oxidoreductase, which produces MTKAIVVDEIGGPEKLVWKEHSVGAPGPGQLRIRQKAAGLNFIDVYFRNGTYKAPRFPFVPGKEGAGTVVAVGEGVTSFKEGDRVAYAGGEGTYAEEALVPAAQAVHLPDGIDEETAAAVMLKGMTAEYLLRRTFKVGPDTVLLFHAAAGGVGVIATQWAKQLGATVIGTAGSEEKCAIARANGCDYVINYREENFVDAVKDITRGRKCDVVYDSVGRDTFPASLDCLKRQGLFVSFGQSSGVIENFDLALLNQKGSLFATRPSLFGYTSTREELEASARALFKVIGSGAVKITINQVYPVAEAARAHDDLENRRTSGLSVIRI
- a CDS encoding invasion associated locus B family protein gives rise to the protein MNFHRLALATGFAVLGAALPSTGAMAQSVPAEWFKVCTPQGENQICNTQYTMIADTRQLITAVNLINVSGQVNQKVLQAVVPTGRVIPAGVQLQIDTNAAQTLNYSVCFPDRCIAEVELSDAMVNSMKRGGTLKVTSTNFQRQPNPINVTLQGFTQAYDGPAREQPELEQRQQQLNEALQSQAEARRKRFEDAQNQAIEGGNAQ
- a CDS encoding TfoX/Sxy family protein: MDRGDIEELFCSIADLRIRKLFGGQGIYDGEVIIALVAFDILFLKSDKVAEAAYVAAGSTPFVYEAAGRKPVRMPYYSCPPEAFDDPEIAAQWVEVARAAGHRTVSSRRSRARRTAGSNR
- a CDS encoding UbiH/UbiF family hydroxylase, producing MRRDVAVIGGGLAGLSVALAFADEGFDVALAAPLPASDGRSTALFGRSIAFLERHGLAQAVRERGAPLAVLRIIDDTGRLLRSPPVEFRAAEIGLDAFGINVLNADLNALLTERLRQHPRVTWQESLLQSMESGTDTVSVTLENGVRVQAGLVVGADGRNSPVRTYAGIGIRRWSYPQTAIVLNFGHARPHGDISTEFHRRSGPFTQVPLPGRRSSLVWVERPETAQALRSMSIETLSTMVEERLHSTLGAVSVESGLQAFPLSGAQALRFAAPRIALVGEAAHVFPPIGAQGLNLGMRDAEDIVKAATRHRDDVGGAAMLASYEASRKADVTLRTMGVDLLNRSLLADMLPAQVARSAGLGMLSALSPLRRFAMREGVVPGAGISGLPRSLLGARE
- a CDS encoding extracellular solute-binding protein; translated protein: MASKALHAAALAACLLLSLVGTATAGTASSHAIAMHGEPALADGFSAFPFVRQDAPKGGRMVYGVVGDFDNLNPVTVRGALTTARGIFADTEFGNLVIEPLMLRSPDEPFTLYGLIAESVETDAERSFVEFTLNPQAKFSDGRPVRVADVLFTVDMLKQQGVVRPQYTSWLSRVSRIDTVGERGIRFTFNEKAERELPLLLAGLPVLPEHGFARDGFGSTTLKPIIGSGPYTIASVQPGQRIVYKRNPDYWAADLPAKRGMDNYDEIVVEYFRDSNSQFEAFKKGLFYLYPDANPRHWRTAYNFPAVHDGSVVREVFETGRPAVLNAMFFNTRRQAFENPRVRQALSMLFDFEWANANLYYGAYERTSGFFDNTTLSSLGRPASEGERAFLAHYPGRVADAILAGEWRQPVTDGSGSDRRILREALSLLEAEGYRFDGGRLVDATGRRLTFEILVQTLEQQRAALGYQRTLARIGVDVGVRQADDAQYQLRKQSFDYDVLFSAFNGTLSPGAEQVGRWGSAARDAQGSFNYSGVADPAVDAAIDAIVQARTRQEYTDAVRAYDRILISGFYVVPLYYLTDQWLARWSFIHHPDRTPLTGYYLPSFWRESDGS
- a CDS encoding cysteine desulfurase, which translates into the protein MDKRARYDVEAIRRDFPILETVVHGKPLVYLDNGASAQKPQQVLDVIQDTYAHSYANVHRGLHFLSNKATDAFELSREKVRRFLNAGHADEIVFTRSATESINLVSYGLADDIGEGDEIVLTVMEHHSNIVPWHFLRERKGAKLVFVPVAEDGSIAVEDFAKAIGPRTRLVAMTHMSNVLGTVTPVRAVVELAHAQGVPVLVDGSQAAVHMPVDVQALGCDYYVFTGHKMYGPTGIGILYGRAEALDRLRPFNGGGEMISEVTEEFVTYNAPPHRFEAGTPPIVQAIGLGAALDYVEGVGRERIAAHEAELGAYAQERLSAVNSLRIYGTAPGKGAILSFDLEGIHAHDVSMVIDREGVAVRAGTHCAQPLLRRFGVTSTCRASFAMYNTMGEVDALAEALEKARRFFA
- the hspQ gene encoding heat shock protein HspQ, with amino-acid sequence MAPAQPIQKARFHLGQIVRHRMFPFRGVIFDVDPVFDNTEEWYLSIPEEARPRKDQPFYHLFAENSESDYIAYVSEQNLELDESGTPVNHPQLAEMFDGPIDGEYRLKSAHRN